The nucleotide window GATCGATGAACGAGGCCTTCGACGATGCGCTCGTAGAAGGGTGGGAGCCACTCGTCCAGGGCATCGAACTGCCCGACCCGAACGATGCCCACGTTGTGGCTGCCGCGCTCCTCGGCAGAGCCGATCTCATCGTCACGGAGAATGTGAAGGACTTCCCAGACTCCGTGCTCGCACCCCTGGGACTCGAGGCCATCAGGACCGACGCATTCCTCCTGGATCAGTTCGACCTCTCGCCGAGCGGGGTATGCCGGATCATCGCGGAACAGGCGGCCGCCATGCGTCACCCGCCCGTGGAAATCACGAAACTGCTCGATCGGCTTGCGCGGAGTGGCGCTCCGGGCTTCGCGCAGCGGGTTGCCGGAGCGCTGAAGAACGATCCGTAAGCACCGCCGACGACCGCAACACCTTACGGCGCGGGGGTGGATGCCGGGCGACCTGGCATCCACCCCCGCGGCCGTTCACTTCACGCCGTAGACGGCGCTCTCGGCCTGCTCGTCCTCGTGGTCGGCGCCGAGCGGGATGCCCGTGCGGTCCTTCAGCAGGAGCGTCGCGATGAAGGCGACGACCATGACGCCGGCGATGTAGAACGCGACCGAGGTCGACGACCCGGTCGTCTGCACGAGCCAGGCGGAGATCATCGGGGCGAAGGCACCGCCGAGGATCGCGCCGATCGCGTAGGTGATCGACACGCCCGAGTAGCGGATGGATGCCGGGAAGAGCTCCGCGAAGTAGGCGGCCTGCTGCCCGTAGGTGAAGCCGTTGCC belongs to Agromyces archimandritae and includes:
- a CDS encoding PIN domain-containing protein, yielding MIVPLAPCDTMLRMADAGAFRPVWSQNVLDEALKALERIHPDVDASRFHSRFRSMNEAFDDALVEGWEPLVQGIELPDPNDAHVVAAALLGRADLIVTENVKDFPDSVLAPLGLEAIRTDAFLLDQFDLSPSGVCRIIAEQAAAMRHPPVEITKLLDRLARSGAPGFAQRVAGALKNDP